The DNA window ATCCCAAGAATCGGTGTGTTTTTCGTTTTTGCACGGACCGTTTTTAACAATTCTGTTGTATCGGTGTCGCGTGTATGTGCTTCTTCTGCTGCGGTAATCGCGTTTGCCAGTACAACCGGCTCTTCAGATGATAAGTTGTCAAAAGACTGACCCTCTTTAACTGTTGAGAAATCACATTCTTCAACAATTTCTGTGATCATGCCTTGTAAGCCTTTTTTACGGCCATCTTCAGGTGAAAAAATCCCCGCAACGCCATATGCTTCAAGTTCTTTAATTTCACGTGGCAAAATAACACCGCCGCCTCCGCCGTAAATGCGGATATGCGATGCACCTTTTTCTTTTAATAAGTCATACATATACTTAAAGTATTCCATATGACCGCCTTGGTAAGAAGAAATACAAATTCCTTGAACGTCTTCTTGGATTGCGGCATTTACTACTTCTTCAACCGAACGGTTATGACCTAAGTGAATCACTTCGGCACCACTTGCTTGTAGAATACGGCGCATAATATTAATTGACGCGTCATGACCGTCAAACAGGCTTGAAGCCGTTACAAAACGGATATGGTTTTTTGGCTGATAAGTTTTCGCTTCTTCAATGATCGCCATTATAATTTAGCCCCCTGTGTTGATATTTTTTCTCCTGCCATCCCCTGCAAAAGAAACTGTGTTTGAATATCGATAAATTCTTGAATGGTGTAGCCATCAAATGCCCATCTTCTAAATGCCCACATTTGCCCTTGAACAAATAAATGATGAGAGGCCATGCCCACTTCTTTTGTAGTCATGTCAATTTCGCCGTTTTCCACACATTGTGTCAACAAGCGTTCAAAAATCGCGACCATTTCGAGTTCTTTTTTGAGCACATAGCTTAAGGCGTCTTTTGGCAAGGATTTGGATTCCTGGTACATGACAACGAATTCATCCTGCATTTCGTCAATTAATGTGTAATAATGTTCAATCGCCATTGCTAGTACACTAATAGATCCTTGTTCAATATCGAGCCTGTCGAGGCGTGTATGCACTTCGTCATAAATCGAGTCACAAACAAGATACAACACATCTTCTTTTGTCCGGATGTATTCGTATAAAGTTCCAATGCTAAAACCTGCTGCTTTAGCAATTTCTCGTGTCGTCGTCCGGTGAAAGCCTTTTTCTTTAAATAGCGTGACAGCGCCGCGAATCATTTGTTCACGACGCTTTTCTATTAAGCTTTCATCTTTCACGGAAGACTCAATCTCACGCTTTTTGTTCATAAGGCAACCCTCCGCTTATTTCGTGACCATCCGAGAAATAACAAGACGCTGAACTTCTTGTGTACCTTCGTAAATTTGTGTGATTTTCGCATCGCGCATATAGCGTTCAACTGGATAGTCTTTTGTATAACCGTAGCCACCGAATACTTGTACTGCTTCAACGGTCACTTTCATCGCCGTGTCACCTGCCATTAATTTGGCCATTGCTGACTCTTTGCTGTAAGACAATTTGTTCGACTCTAGCCAAGCAGCTTGGTACGTCAACAAACGAGAAGCTTCGATTGAAGTTGCCATATCTGCTAATTTAAATGAAACTCCTTGGTTAACCAAGATTGGTTTACCGAATTGCTCACGCTCTTTTGCGTAATCGATTGATGCATCAAGTGCACCTTGTGCGATTCCAACCGCTTGAGCTGCAATTCCGTTACGGCCGCCGTCAAGTGTTTGCATCGCAATTTTGAATCCTTGGCCAAGTTCGCCTAAAACGTTTTCTTTAGGTACGCGGCAGTTATCAAAAATAATTTCTGTTGTCGGGCTTGAACGAATGCCTAGCTTACGCTCTTTTTTACCAACTGAGAAACCTTCAAAGTCTTTTTCAACGATAAACGCTGTCGTACCTTTATGTTTCGATTCTGGGTCTGTTACAGCGAAAACGACATAAATGTCTGCAATCCCACCGTTTGTAATAAAGATTTTCGAACCATTTAATACGTAATGATCGCCATCTTCTCTTGCAGATGTGCGCATAGAACCTGCATCAGAACCTGCAGATGGTTCTGTTAAACCGTAAGCACCAATTTTTGTTCCTTCAGCCATTGGACGAAGGTATTTTTGTTTTTGCTCTTCTGTTCCAAATGTATATACCGGCCATCCAGCTAATGAAGTATGTGCTGATAAGGTTACGCCCGTTGAAGCACATACGCGTGATAATTCTTCAACTGCGATGCAGTATGCCAAATAATCTGAGCCAATTCCGCCGTACTCTTCTGGCCATGGAATTCCTGTTAAGCCAAGTTCAGCCATTTTGTCGAAAATTTCACGGTCAAAACGTTCTTCTTCGTCGCGTTCTTCTGCAGTAGGTGCTACTTCTTTGTTTGCGAAATCTCTTACCATTTTTCGGATCATTTGGTGTTCTTCAGATAGTTGGAAATTCATTTTTTATTCCTCCATTATTTGGTTAGTTGTTTGCTAATAACGATGCGTTGGATTTCACTCGTGCCTTCGTAAATTTCCGTTACTTTCGCGTCACGGAATAAACGCTCAACTGGGTAATCTTTTGTATAACCGTAACCACCGAATACTTGGATTGCTTCAATCGTTACGTCCATTGCTGTTTTTGAAGCAAAAAGCTTGGCCATTGAAGCTTCTTTATTACACTCTTTGCCTTTTGAATACAGGTCAGCTGCGTTATAAACAAGCAATTTCGCCGCTTCTACTTGCGTTGCCATATCAGCTAGCTTAAAGCCAACACCTTGTTGATGAGCAATTGGTTTACCAAACTGCTCGCGTTCTTTTGCGTAAGCTACAGCGTATTCATAAGCCGCTTCAGCGATTCCAAGTGCTTGTGCTGCGATACCAATACGTCCAACGTTCAAATTCGCCATTGCGATGCTGAATCCTTTATTTTCTTCACCTAATAAGTTTTCAGCTGGTACGCGCATATTCTCGAATGTTAATTGAACTGTTTTCGAACCGTGAAGACCCATTTTCTTTTCATTTTTACCAATGATCAAGCCTGGCGTGTCTTTTTCAACAATAAAAGCTGAAATTCCTCGAGATCCTGCTTCTGGTTTTGTAGAAGCAAAGACAATGTACGTATCAGCTGCTCCACCGTTCGTAATAAAAACTTTTGAGCCATTTAATACATAGTCATCGCCGTCTAAAACAGCTTTTGTTTTCAAGCTCCCAGCATCAGATCCTGCAGCAGGTTCTGTTAAACAGAAAGCACCTAAGTATTCGCCACTTGCTAGTTTTGGTACATATTTTTCAATTTGCTGTTGCGATCCGAAATTTAAAATCGGGTTTGTGCCAACAGACGTATGAACAGATAAAATAACTCCGATCACACCGCTCGCTTTCGATAATTCATGAATCGCTGTGATATATGAAGTAAAGTCCATTTCTGAGCCGCCGTATTTTTCAGGAGCCGTAATCCCCATTAATCCAAGCTCGCCCATTTTCTTTAAAATCGCTGTTGGAAATTCATCGTTTTCCATATTTTCAATAAATGGTGTAATTTCTTCTTTTGCAAAGTCTCGCACCATGTTGCGCATCATAAGTTGTTCATCTGTAAAGTGCAAATCCATAAGGTTTCCTCCTAAATATTATGCGTAGCTATAAAATCCGCGTCCAGTTTTCTTACCAAGCCATCCCGCTTTTACGTATTGACGCAATAATGGGCTCGGACGATATTTGCTGTCGCCAAATCCTTCATGCAACACTTCCATAATATAAAGGCACGTATCAAGTCCGATAAAATCAGCTAATTCTAACGGTCCCATTGGATGGTTCATACCCATTTTCATGATATCGTCGATTGCTTCTTTTGTAGCGACACCTTCTTGAAGTGTGAAAATCGCTTCGTTGATCATCGGCATCAAAATTCGGTTAGACACAAATCCTGGAAAATCATTTACTTCTACAGGTGTTTTTGACAATTGAACTGTCATTTCTTCTACTTTTTTATATACTTCATCAGAAGTTGCCAAGCCACGAATAATTTCTACTAATTTCATGACTGGTACTGGGTTCATAAAATGCATACCGATTACTTGTTCTGGGCGATTTGTTACTGCCGCAATTTCTGTAATTGGTAGCGATGATGTGTTTGTTGCTAAAATGGCATGCTTTGGAGTTACTTCATCCAATGTTTTAAAAATGCTATGTTTAATAGCCATGTTTTCAACAGCTGCTTCGATAACAATATCAACATCGTGCGCGTCTTTTAAATCTAATGAAGACGTGATGCGGCCAAGAACTGCTATTTTCTCATCTTCTGTCATCCGACCTTTTTCCACATTGCGTGATAAGTTTTTCGTGATTGATGCAATGCCTTTATCGTATGCTTCTTGTTTCATATCGTTTAACTTCACATTTAATCCCGCTTGTGCACAAACTTGTGCGATGCCAGAACCCATTTGTCCTGCACCAATAACCATTACGTTTTGAATCGACATACTTATTTTTCCTCCTTAGGAACGCTAATCATAATCGCGTCGCCTTGTCCGCCACCAGAGCAGATGGCTGCGATACCAATGCCGCCTCCGCGACGTTTTAATTCGTAAGCGAGTGTTAAAATAATGCGCGCACCGCTTGCACCAATTGGGTGACCAAGTGCTACAGATCCGCCGTTGACGTTAACTTTTTCAGCGTCAAGTCCAGCAATTTTCGAGCTCGCTAATGCCACTGCTGCAAAAGCTTCGTTAATTTCGAATAAATCAATTTCATCAATCGATTTACCGGTTTTTTTCAATAGCTCATTAATAACAATTCCTGGAGTTTCAGGGAAACGATGTGGTTCAATTGCCACTTCTGTATGAGACAGAACATGAGCTAATACGTTTTTGCCTTCTTTTTGTGCGCGTTCTTCACTCATCAAGACAAGTGCTGCAGCACCGTCGTTAATTCCAGGTGCGTTTCCGGCAGTAATCGTGCCATCTTTTCCAAATGCAGGTTTTAGTTTTGCTAATGCTTCAATTGTTGAGTTAGCGCGCGGAGCCTCGTCCACATCAACCGTGATAGGATCTCCTTTGCGCTGCGGAATATCGATTGCTACGATTTCGTCAGCGAATAAATCTTTTGCCTTAATTGCACGCTCATGTGAACGAGCTGACCACTTGTCTTGCTCTTCACGCGACAAGTCGAAATCATTTGCAGTTGAGTTACCGTAAGTTCCCATATGGACACGGTCTGGGTGGAATGAACACGACAAACCATCATGTACCATGCCATCAATTACTTGTGAATCGCCCATGCGAAGGCCCCAACGTGCTTTTGGTAAATAATAAGGTGCATTTGACATCGATTCCATGCCGCCTGCAACGATAACTTCTTCGTCGCCTAAACGGATAATTTGGTCGGCCAATGTGACACTCCGCATACCCGATGCGCAAACTTTATTAATTGTTTCTGATTTTACGTTATATGGAATTCCCGCTTTCGTTGCTGCTTGGCGAGATGGAATTTGCCCTTGACCTGCTTGTAGAACATTGCCCATGATGACTTCTTGAACTTCTTTTGGTTGGATATCTGCACGGCTCATTGCAGCTTTGATCGCTTCTGCTCCAAGATCACTTGCTGATAATGTGCTCAAGTTGCCTCCGAATTTCCCAAATGCTGTACGTGCTCCGTCAAGTATGACTGTTTTTGCCATGATGATTTTCCTCCCTTAATGTGTTTCGTTGTAAACGTTTTCAACTGCTCTAAAAAAATAAAGCGAGTTGCTTTTTCTGTCGGCATTATATTGACTGAACGCTCGCTCGGTTTTTGAGCAAAAGAAAAGGGAGCATTCGACTCCCTTTCATTTCTTACTTATGCTGTTATTCTACTCAAATTTCTGTTATTAAGCAATTATTTTTTACTCAGTAGCTAAATGCTTATTGGACAATTGCTTCTGGTTCTGGCGTTGCATTTCCGAGAACAGCCATTTCCAATAGCTCAGCTACATCGTAAGTGCCAACTTGTTCTTCTACTTCTTTTGCTTTCGTACCATCTGATAACATCGTCAAGCAGTATGGACAACCAGAAGAGATCATCGTTGGGCTTACTTCAAGTGCTTGTTCAGTACGCGCAACGTTTACGCGATGACCTGCATCTTCTTCCATCCACATCATTCCGCCACCGGCTCCACAGCACATGCCGTCTTCACGGTTACGTTTCATTTCAACCAATTCTACGCCTTCGATCGCTTTTAATATTTCGCGCGGTGCGTCGTAAACATCGTTATAGCGACCAAGGTAACAAGAATCGTGGAACGTAATTCGTTCGTTTACCGGGAATTGTGGTTTAAGACGTCCCTCTTGAACAAGATCAAATAGCATTTCGGTATGGTGATAAACTTCCGCTTTAAAGCCGAAATCTGGGTATTCGTTTTTGAAAATATTATATGCGTGCGGATCAATCGTAACGATTTTCTTGATCTCTGCTTTTTCAAATTCTTTGATATTGCCTGTCGCTAGTTCTTGGAACAAGAATTCATTACCTAGACGACGTGGAGTATCGCCTGAATTTTTCTCTTTGTTTCCGAGAATCGCAAATTTCACTCCTGCCTCATTCATCAAACGAGCAAATGATAAAGCGATTTTTTGTGAACGGCTGTCGAATGATCCCATCGAGCCAACCCAGAATAAGAATTCAAATTCTTCTCCTGCTTTGTTCATTTCTTTTACCGTTGGGATATGAATATCTGGACGTGCATCTCTCCAGTTTTCTTTTTCTTTACGGTTAAGACCCCATGGATTTCCTTGACGTTCGATGTTTGTCATCGCACGCTGTGCATCCGGGTCCATTTTACCTTCTGTCATCACAAGGTAACGACGAAGATCGATAATTTTATCAACATGCTCGTTCATAACTGGACATTGGTCTTCACAGTTACGGCAAGTTGTACATGCCCAAATTTCTTCTTCTGTAATAACGTCTCCGATTAAGCTCGGGCTATAAAGTTCATCGATTGTAATGCCTTCAGCGCCAGCAGCCATTGCTAGCTGGTTTCCTTGTGTGTTGTTAAATGCCATTGCTGGCACCCAAGGTTTTTTCTGCGTCATAACAGCTCCTGTATTTGTCAGGTTGTCACGAAGTTTTGTAATCAGGTCCATTGGTGACAGCATTTTCCCTGTTCCAGTTGCTGGACACATATTCGTACAACGACCACATTCTACGCAAGCGTAGAAATCAATCATTTGGCTTTGTGAGAAATCAGTGATTTTCCCTACACCAAATGATGGCATCGCATCAGGATCTTCTTCGTCTTCCATTTCTTCAAAGTTGATTGGTTTTAAGCGACCTACATGATCAACTCTGTGGAACCATGTGTTAACTGGTCCGAAGATTAAGTGAGCGTGTTTTGATTGTGGAACATAAACCAAGAATGTAAGTAGGAATAGTAAATGTGCCCACCACATGATATAGAAAATCGTAACGGTTGCCGCTTCAGGTAACCAAGCAAATGCACTAGCTACTAAAGATGCTACTGGTTCAGTCCAAGCAGTTTCATGTCCGTGCCAGTTCATGTTCATTCCGTTTCCAATTAGTACAGTGACCATTAAGCCACCAATGAAAATTAACACAAGCCCTGACTTCCATCCGCGTTTCAAACGAACAAGCTTTTCAATATAACGTCTGTAGAACGCCCATATCACTGCGACTAAAATTGTTAATGTCACAATTTCTTGGAAGAACGTGAAAGCTGGATAAAGAGGTCCTAGTGGCAAATGTGAATCCGGAGATAAGCCTTTGATAATAAAATCAATAGCACTCGCCTGAACCAACAAGAACCCGTAGAAGAACATGACGTGAATCGTTCCACTCTTTTTATCTTTCAATAATTTTTTCTGACCAAATACGTTGACCATGACTTTACGCAAACGCTCGTTAAAATTTTCTTCAAACTCGACTTTTTTCCCGAGTTGGATAAAATCATATCTCGACTTCAATAAATAGATGAAGAGATAAACTGCGTAAGCGGTTACAGCTATGAATAAAACCCAGTTTGCAATTAATAATGGCTCCATCGCGATATCCCCCTTGTATTGTGTGTATTCAAAAATAACTTACTCAAAGTTTACGTGAATGACTCTAACTTGTCGATACTATGTTCTATATTAAAATATGAATGAGCATTCAGTCAACCTAAATATAAAAGAGAATGTAAATTCCATTGCATGCTCGAGCACTAAATAAATAAAGCAGTATCCCATTATAGGATACTGCTTAGACTTTACTCAAATTCGACTAAATACAAATGATCTCCAAAATATTGCTGTGCTCGCTCTACATTTTTGTGTTGCACACCCACTAAAACACAAGTTGCAGGCCCGCCAGATTTTTTTAGATCAAGTGCGCTTGAAATTTTCACTGACCACTTTATTAGCAATTTGAATTCTTCCGCAATACCTTTTGAACCAACTGGCCAAATTTGTTCGACTAAAGATAAGTCGAGTGCCTTTTTAAGTAAAGCTAGATTGGCCGTTTGATCTACTCTAGTCAATACTTCTGGGCCAATTAAAGGGACGCCATAAACAAACCATTGCAAAGACTCAACAGACATTGGTTTCCGCAACTCTTTGCCGATCATTGTAACAGCGATACCCGATTGCTTAGTAAGCATATTGGTTTCAGTACTCCCAGAAATTGCTGGAAGAGCTAATTGCGTTTCTGCAAAAAGCTCGGTAATTCCTTCGACATACTGATTCCAACTAGAAGCTCCACTGAAATTGTGAATGAGTACTGCTTGTGGTTCGCTACCTGCTGCCCATTGCTCAAGCAAGGCCACACGTGCCGCAAATTTTGCTGTAACAGCATCAGGAACTTGTAAAACATCTTGTTCTTTCTCGCCAATTGCTGCTGAATTATCTGAAGTGATGACAAATCCATCAATCAATAGTTCATGACGCATTTCTTGAACCCTCACTTATCTTCAAAACATAAGGCATCAATAGAGCAGCTACTGCAGCATTAATCGATGCCGCAATTAATAACGCAGGAACAGAAGCATAAAAAAATGCGGGTGACAGGAGGAAGTAAAACGGCACTGCTGCCAACACTCCGTTACCAATGATGAATGCAGCCCATTTCAACCAACGCTTTCCAGCATGATGCAGTTTTGCAAAAAGCCATACGACTGCCCACATTTCTACTGCAATAAGTAGGTGAAACGGTCCGAGTGGCAAACCCCCGAATGATGCCGATAATAAATGACCAAATGCCGCAATAGTACCGGCGAGCGGTGCTGTAAAAAACAGCACTGCTAAGAGTGCCGGCATCGCATCTAGCGCAATTGATGCGATACCTAGTGGGATTTTAATCATTCCACCAATTGCAGATAAGCTAATGAATAATGCCGCTAACGCTAGTTTTCTAGTCGTCATCTTACTCACCCGTTTTTTTGCTACGTCCGCCGTTTTTAAATACTTTCGCACTGCGAACATATTCGTTATCCGGCACGCTAGCACGCGAGTTGACTACGCGTGAAGCTGCGAATAAATAATCCGACAACCGGTTTAAATAACGTTGAACTACTTGTGGGAAATCTTCTCCAGATTTCATCAACGTAACTGTTTGTCTTTCAGCACGACGTGTAATTGTACGCGCAATGTGGAGCGTTGCAGCAGCTGGAGTTCCTCCAGGCAATATAAAACGTTCAAGAAGTGGTGGTTCTTCCATCAATTCATCAATTCGTTTTTCTAGAACTTCTACTGGTTCTTCTGTCATTTTATAATTCGGCTCTTTACGAACATCTGCCAAATCTCCACCACAATCAAATAATTCGTTTTGAATGGCTTCTAAATCTTCCAGTAAATCTGCATAAGTTTCAGGTGCCAATTCAGTCATCGCTTTGCCTATAAATGAATTGACTTCATCAATTGTTCCGTATGCTTCAACGCGTGGTGCATCTTTGTCTGTACGCGCTCCGATTAAACTTGTTTGTCCTTTGTCCCCTGTTTTCGTGTAAATCTTCATCCTTGATCCGCCCCTTTTATCGTTTGTGGAATACCGTACCAAATTCGTGTAATTTGCTGTGCTTCCGTAAATAAAAATTGATACAACCGGCCAACAAGGTCGCGCATTTCACGCTCGATCCGCTCTGTCGGCACGATGCCTCGGTTCAAATCTGTTAACACCCAGATTTGTTGCGATGAATTGTAGTGTAGTGTTTCTTTGATTTGCTCTACAATTTGCTGTTCTGTTAAGCCTTGTTCGAGCTCTTTTTTTACCCAATGCTCTACTCCGGCGATTACCATTATCGAATCATCGACAATCGCTTGTGGCAATACGCCTTCATACCAAGATGCTTTTTCATTTTGTATCAAATTTTTCACATATTGTCGTTTGCCGTTAAAGGCTCCACCGAAAACGATGTGCATAATGCCCGCTCCTCAAACGCTTGGCGACTTTGCCAAATTAACGTATGGCAGCCTCCGTGTAGCGCAATTTGATCTTGAAATTTCTCACCTAAAGCTTGTGCGATTAAATAACGAATCGGTCCTCCGTGAAGAACTAATGTAACTTTTTTGCCAATTGGTATTTTCCGCATGCCTCGCTCAACTCGCTCCGCCATGTCTTTTAAACTTTCACCACTAGGCGGGCTAATGTTCCAAGGATCGTCTATCCAGTCGCGATAATGTTGTATTTCTTTTAACTGTTCATAGGTTTTCATTTCCCATTGGCCGAAATGACATTCTCGCAAATCTCTATTTGCCCGGTAAACTGCATCTGGGAACAATTTAGCTGCGGTTTCTCGACACCGCTTTAAATCACTGCCCATAACTTCTTTTATCTGCAAATCAGGTTGAGCATCGAATGGCAAAACCGATTCATCGGTCCAGCCAATATAACGTTTTTGCTCGTTTCCTCGTGTTGGAGCATGGCGAATTAAACGAAGAACAAAAGAATTATCCATAATAAAATCTCCACTCCTTCCACATACGCACCAAGCAAATCTCCCGTCACGCCACCAAAGTTGCGGATACACCAAGCGCGGTAAAACCATGTAAATCCTATTAAAAAGATGATTATGATAATAACCGCTAAAAAAGGCGTACTCCAAACAAGTAGCATGAAGCTAAAAACAAATGCTGCGATGGCGACAAGCCTCAATTTATCATGGCTAACTCGTTGCTGAAAAAAGGCAGCTACGCCATCTGGCTTTGCCGATTTTGTAAAACTAAACAAAGCCAATAAGCCAATTCGCGAAAACACAGGTATCAATAAAACCCATAACAGTGATACTTCATTAATGATTTCAGCCACAAGAATGATTTTTCCCACAATGGCCATTACTAACACCATCGTACCAAAAGCACCGATTCGTGGGTCGCCCATAATCGCCAAACGCTTGTCACGGTCTTGATAAGAAAAGTAAGCATCTCCGGTATCTGCCAATCCGTCCATATGCAATCCACCGGTCAATGCAATTCCAATCAAAACCACTATAAAACCGATTATTAATGAACTA is part of the Planococcus sp. PAMC 21323 genome and encodes:
- a CDS encoding TetR/AcrR family transcriptional regulator, with product MNKKREIESSVKDESLIEKRREQMIRGAVTLFKEKGFHRTTTREIAKAAGFSIGTLYEYIRTKEDVLYLVCDSIYDEVHTRLDRLDIEQGSISVLAMAIEHYYTLIDEMQDEFVVMYQESKSLPKDALSYVLKKELEMVAIFERLLTQCVENGEIDMTTKEVGMASHHLFVQGQMWAFRRWAFDGYTIQEFIDIQTQFLLQGMAGEKISTQGAKL
- a CDS encoding acyl-CoA dehydrogenase, giving the protein MNFQLSEEHQMIRKMVRDFANKEVAPTAEERDEEERFDREIFDKMAELGLTGIPWPEEYGGIGSDYLAYCIAVEELSRVCASTGVTLSAHTSLAGWPVYTFGTEEQKQKYLRPMAEGTKIGAYGLTEPSAGSDAGSMRTSAREDGDHYVLNGSKIFITNGGIADIYVVFAVTDPESKHKGTTAFIVEKDFEGFSVGKKERKLGIRSSPTTEIIFDNCRVPKENVLGELGQGFKIAMQTLDGGRNGIAAQAVGIAQGALDASIDYAKEREQFGKPILVNQGVSFKLADMATSIEASRLLTYQAAWLESNKLSYSKESAMAKLMAGDTAMKVTVEAVQVFGGYGYTKDYPVERYMRDAKITQIYEGTQEVQRLVISRMVTK
- a CDS encoding acyl-CoA dehydrogenase, whose amino-acid sequence is MDLHFTDEQLMMRNMVRDFAKEEITPFIENMENDEFPTAILKKMGELGLMGITAPEKYGGSEMDFTSYITAIHELSKASGVIGVILSVHTSVGTNPILNFGSQQQIEKYVPKLASGEYLGAFCLTEPAAGSDAGSLKTKAVLDGDDYVLNGSKVFITNGGAADTYIVFASTKPEAGSRGISAFIVEKDTPGLIIGKNEKKMGLHGSKTVQLTFENMRVPAENLLGEENKGFSIAMANLNVGRIGIAAQALGIAEAAYEYAVAYAKEREQFGKPIAHQQGVGFKLADMATQVEAAKLLVYNAADLYSKGKECNKEASMAKLFASKTAMDVTIEAIQVFGGYGYTKDYPVERLFRDAKVTEIYEGTSEIQRIVISKQLTK
- a CDS encoding 3-hydroxybutyryl-CoA dehydrogenase, whose product is MSIQNVMVIGAGQMGSGIAQVCAQAGLNVKLNDMKQEAYDKGIASITKNLSRNVEKGRMTEDEKIAVLGRITSSLDLKDAHDVDIVIEAAVENMAIKHSIFKTLDEVTPKHAILATNTSSLPITEIAAVTNRPEQVIGMHFMNPVPVMKLVEIIRGLATSDEVYKKVEEMTVQLSKTPVEVNDFPGFVSNRILMPMINEAIFTLQEGVATKEAIDDIMKMGMNHPMGPLELADFIGLDTCLYIMEVLHEGFGDSKYRPSPLLRQYVKAGWLGKKTGRGFYSYA
- a CDS encoding acetyl-CoA C-acetyltransferase, producing MAKTVILDGARTAFGKFGGNLSTLSASDLGAEAIKAAMSRADIQPKEVQEVIMGNVLQAGQGQIPSRQAATKAGIPYNVKSETINKVCASGMRSVTLADQIIRLGDEEVIVAGGMESMSNAPYYLPKARWGLRMGDSQVIDGMVHDGLSCSFHPDRVHMGTYGNSTANDFDLSREEQDKWSARSHERAIKAKDLFADEIVAIDIPQRKGDPITVDVDEAPRANSTIEALAKLKPAFGKDGTITAGNAPGINDGAAALVLMSEERAQKEGKNVLAHVLSHTEVAIEPHRFPETPGIVINELLKKTGKSIDEIDLFEINEAFAAVALASSKIAGLDAEKVNVNGGSVALGHPIGASGARIILTLAYELKRRGGGIGIAAICSGGGQGDAIMISVPKEEK
- a CDS encoding (Fe-S)-binding protein gives rise to the protein MEPLLIANWVLFIAVTAYAVYLFIYLLKSRYDFIQLGKKVEFEENFNERLRKVMVNVFGQKKLLKDKKSGTIHVMFFYGFLLVQASAIDFIIKGLSPDSHLPLGPLYPAFTFFQEIVTLTILVAVIWAFYRRYIEKLVRLKRGWKSGLVLIFIGGLMVTVLIGNGMNMNWHGHETAWTEPVASLVASAFAWLPEAATVTIFYIMWWAHLLFLLTFLVYVPQSKHAHLIFGPVNTWFHRVDHVGRLKPINFEEMEDEEDPDAMPSFGVGKITDFSQSQMIDFYACVECGRCTNMCPATGTGKMLSPMDLITKLRDNLTNTGAVMTQKKPWVPAMAFNNTQGNQLAMAAGAEGITIDELYSPSLIGDVITEEEIWACTTCRNCEDQCPVMNEHVDKIIDLRRYLVMTEGKMDPDAQRAMTNIERQGNPWGLNRKEKENWRDARPDIHIPTVKEMNKAGEEFEFLFWVGSMGSFDSRSQKIALSFARLMNEAGVKFAILGNKEKNSGDTPRRLGNEFLFQELATGNIKEFEKAEIKKIVTIDPHAYNIFKNEYPDFGFKAEVYHHTEMLFDLVQEGRLKPQFPVNERITFHDSCYLGRYNDVYDAPREILKAIEGVELVEMKRNREDGMCCGAGGGMMWMEEDAGHRVNVARTEQALEVSPTMISSGCPYCLTMLSDGTKAKEVEEQVGTYDVAELLEMAVLGNATPEPEAIVQ
- a CDS encoding ECF transporter S component, translating into MTTRKLALAALFISLSAIGGMIKIPLGIASIALDAMPALLAVLFFTAPLAGTIAAFGHLLSASFGGLPLGPFHLLIAVEMWAVVWLFAKLHHAGKRWLKWAAFIIGNGVLAAVPFYFLLSPAFFYASVPALLIAASINAAVAALLMPYVLKISEGSRNAS
- a CDS encoding cob(I)yrinic acid a,c-diamide adenosyltransferase; translated protein: MKIYTKTGDKGQTSLIGARTDKDAPRVEAYGTIDEVNSFIGKAMTELAPETYADLLEDLEAIQNELFDCGGDLADVRKEPNYKMTEEPVEVLEKRIDELMEEPPLLERFILPGGTPAAATLHIARTITRRAERQTVTLMKSGEDFPQVVQRYLNRLSDYLFAASRVVNSRASVPDNEYVRSAKVFKNGGRSKKTGE
- a CDS encoding bifunctional adenosylcobinamide kinase/adenosylcobinamide-phosphate guanylyltransferase, yielding MHIVFGGAFNGKRQYVKNLIQNEKASWYEGVLPQAIVDDSIMVIAGVEHWVKKELEQGLTEQQIVEQIKETLHYNSSQQIWVLTDLNRGIVPTERIEREMRDLVGRLYQFLFTEAQQITRIWYGIPQTIKGADQG
- a CDS encoding histidine phosphatase family protein; translation: MDNSFVLRLIRHAPTRGNEQKRYIGWTDESVLPFDAQPDLQIKEVMGSDLKRCRETAAKLFPDAVYRANRDLRECHFGQWEMKTYEQLKEIQHYRDWIDDPWNISPPSGESLKDMAERVERGMRKIPIGKKVTLVLHGGPIRYLIAQALGEKFQDQIALHGGCHTLIWQSRQAFEERALCTSFSVEPLTANDNM
- the cobS gene encoding adenosylcobinamide-GDP ribazoletransferase — its product is MTRQLKIGFLLALQFFSVIPVHKQFPMEKKYITVMYGMLPILGLLFGSIMATIVWLLRDATDSSSLIIGFIVVLIGIALTGGLHMDGLADTGDAYFSYQDRDKRLAIMGDPRIGAFGTMVLVMAIVGKIILVAEIINEVSLLWVLLIPVFSRIGLLALFSFTKSAKPDGVAAFFQQRVSHDKLRLVAIAAFVFSFMLLVWSTPFLAVIIIIIFLIGFTWFYRAWCIRNFGGVTGDLLGAYVEGVEILLWIILLFFV